In Saccharicrinis fermentans DSM 9555 = JCM 21142, a genomic segment contains:
- a CDS encoding glycosyltransferase family 2 protein, with product MLSVCIPVYNYDVCPLVHHLVQQTINTNHLVEIIVMDDASIPEYININTKIEKYNNVSFIKLRDNIGRSCIRNLLASKATYNYILFLDGDSSIKPDFLDRYIKAIETDTYVICGGTIYTDTCPDPHKMLHWKAGKFRESHSVEQRIKNTYQNLTSNNFVIKRDIFEHISFDEKIKKYGHEDTLFGIDLELKNIHIKHIDNPVIHLGIDLNKDYLKKTEQAIENLVQLLREPKYKIVLSQRIKLLRYFNWIYKTKTDGLIIFFFTLLKSAITRNLLSAKPSLKLFDFFKIGYLVTTYKCTEIIQRTEL from the coding sequence ATGTTATCAGTTTGTATTCCGGTATATAACTATGATGTCTGCCCATTGGTGCACCATTTAGTTCAACAAACAATAAATACGAACCATTTGGTGGAGATTATTGTTATGGACGATGCTTCTATACCGGAGTATATCAACATAAATACTAAAATAGAAAAATACAATAATGTTAGTTTTATTAAACTGCGCGACAATATTGGAAGATCTTGCATTAGAAATTTATTGGCTAGTAAAGCTACATACAACTATATTCTTTTTTTAGATGGAGATTCCTCCATAAAACCTGACTTTCTGGATCGTTACATAAAAGCCATTGAAACAGATACCTATGTAATCTGTGGTGGCACTATTTATACCGACACATGTCCTGATCCCCATAAAATGCTTCACTGGAAAGCAGGTAAATTCAGAGAAAGTCATTCTGTTGAACAAAGGATAAAAAACACATATCAAAATTTGACTTCCAATAATTTTGTTATCAAGAGAGATATATTTGAACATATATCTTTCGATGAAAAAATCAAAAAATACGGTCATGAAGATACCTTATTTGGTATAGACTTAGAACTAAAAAACATTCATATCAAACACATTGACAACCCCGTAATACACTTGGGTATAGATTTAAATAAAGATTACTTAAAAAAAACAGAACAGGCCATCGAAAATCTGGTACAACTATTGAGAGAACCAAAGTATAAAATAGTCTTGTCACAAAGAATCAAGCTTCTTAGATATTTTAATTGGATATATAAAACAAAAACCGATGGATTGATAATCTTTTTTTTTACTTTACTAAAGTCCGCTATAACTCGCAATTTACTGAGCGCAAAGCCGAGCTTGAAACTTTTTGATTTTTTTAAGATAGGCTACTTAGTAACTACTTATAAATGCACAGAAATTATTCAAAGAACAGAACTTTAA
- a CDS encoding cation:proton antiporter domain-containing protein → MNILALQHLINTNNIAYFLIIGAALIIILSYFFTLLSEKTAIPSVILLILLGFFTKRFFNIGVDDVDWIFPLEILGIVGLMLIVLEGALDLKLSKERWPMIWKSGLIALVSLFVNVFAFAYGLQFLITNLDFLTAFIYAIPLSIISSAIVIPSVSQLEEEKKEFLIYESTLSDIFGLILFYTVINNVYTDQVTKIGLNVISNIGGSFILSVVLSYVMIIFFQRINTQIKLFLFISVLLLLYAVGKVFHMSSLLIILVFGLILENRHIFFSGVMKKFLRENKVKQVLADFKLLTAESAFVVRTFFFFVFGLSITVAGIFKTKVVVGALAFLAIMFLTRWLLFKFIVKKDFLPQVFIAPRGLISVLLYFAIPDDFLINDFETGLLLFIILGTSILMAWALVHYKLGKTGRLRRVAKVKSTLQMNGHSQDVDVYNKEDVNANR, encoded by the coding sequence ATGAATATATTAGCATTACAGCATTTAATTAACACAAACAACATTGCGTATTTTTTAATTATTGGGGCTGCCTTAATCATTATTTTGTCCTATTTTTTTACCTTATTGTCTGAGAAAACTGCCATTCCTAGTGTGATATTATTGATATTATTGGGTTTTTTTACAAAGCGTTTTTTTAATATCGGTGTGGATGATGTGGATTGGATTTTTCCTCTTGAAATATTGGGTATTGTGGGGCTTATGCTTATCGTACTTGAAGGGGCATTGGATTTGAAACTCTCCAAAGAAAGGTGGCCAATGATATGGAAATCAGGTCTTATCGCTTTGGTGTCGCTGTTTGTGAATGTTTTTGCCTTTGCCTATGGTTTACAATTTCTTATTACTAATCTGGATTTTCTGACGGCCTTTATTTATGCCATCCCACTCTCTATTATTAGCAGTGCCATTGTGATACCCAGTGTAAGTCAGTTGGAGGAAGAAAAGAAAGAGTTTTTGATTTACGAAAGTACCCTCTCTGATATTTTTGGGTTGATACTCTTTTATACTGTCATCAATAATGTATATACCGATCAAGTTACTAAAATAGGGCTTAATGTGATATCGAATATTGGTGGATCATTTATTCTTTCGGTTGTATTATCTTATGTGATGATTATCTTTTTCCAAAGAATAAATACGCAAATTAAACTATTTCTGTTTATTTCCGTATTACTTTTACTATATGCAGTGGGTAAAGTGTTTCATATGTCTTCGCTATTGATTATTCTGGTTTTTGGTCTGATACTTGAAAATAGGCATATCTTTTTTTCGGGTGTGATGAAAAAATTTTTGAGAGAGAATAAAGTGAAGCAGGTGTTGGCCGATTTTAAATTATTGACAGCAGAAAGTGCATTTGTGGTGCGTACTTTTTTCTTTTTTGTCTTTGGTTTGAGCATTACTGTTGCTGGTATATTTAAAACAAAAGTTGTTGTGGGGGCTCTGGCGTTCTTAGCTATCATGTTTTTAACAAGATGGCTGCTTTTTAAATTCATCGTTAAAAAAGATTTTTTGCCACAAGTGTTTATTGCTCCCCGAGGATTGATTTCAGTGTTGCTTTATTTTGCTATACCGGATGATTTTTTAATCAATGATTTTGAAACAGGATTATTATTATTTATAATTTTGGGCACTAGTATTTTGATGGCATGGGCTTTGGTTCATTATAAGTTGGGTAAAACAGGACGTTTAAGACGTGTTGCAAAGGTTAAATCAACACTTCAGATGAATGGTCATAGCCAAGATGTTGATGTTTATAATAAGGAAGATGTTAACGCTAATCGTTAA
- a CDS encoding DUF4465 domain-containing protein, giving the protein MSKTYIYYFTSVAFLMGLMACENNTKEIPNSEIYINMPEDGYEVKVNDTIDISPKITYDINTTYSWVLDGSLISTEKDLRLIPTELNKYAYLFSINNSRGIASINISVQSMYKTDFEEIVLEEDTFWTNTENYTSFISDQIQFESTGNYESDEWTGFTYSNLTGSNSDNDYEKYSSYDDPDEYDSDIFGVMLLDAYQHPITLTTKDGEDHLFKSISINNAYYVVDAISNGNNGSKKFGGETGTDTDWLKLTITGINKNGTTRGNVEIMLADYTSGSNRYNTILKEWTAYDLQNIGKVSRLEFVLSSSDSEGGKINTPPFVCFDEVKIIE; this is encoded by the coding sequence ATGAGCAAAACATATATATATTACTTTACATCGGTGGCGTTTCTCATGGGATTGATGGCTTGTGAGAACAATACCAAAGAGATACCTAATTCTGAAATTTATATCAATATGCCTGAAGATGGTTATGAGGTGAAAGTTAATGATACCATTGATATATCACCCAAAATCACCTATGACATTAACACTACGTATTCTTGGGTACTCGATGGTAGTCTTATTAGTACAGAAAAAGATCTTCGCCTGATTCCAACAGAATTGAATAAATATGCTTATCTGTTTTCCATCAACAATAGCCGTGGAATTGCCAGCATAAACATTAGCGTTCAGTCTATGTACAAAACAGACTTTGAAGAAATAGTGCTTGAAGAAGACACCTTCTGGACCAATACCGAAAATTACACTTCATTTATATCCGATCAAATTCAATTTGAATCAACGGGAAACTACGAATCAGACGAATGGACTGGTTTTACTTACTCTAATCTTACTGGTAGCAATTCGGATAATGACTACGAAAAATACAGCAGTTACGACGATCCAGACGAATATGATTCTGACATTTTTGGAGTAATGTTACTGGATGCCTACCAGCATCCCATCACATTGACCACTAAAGATGGTGAAGATCATTTATTTAAAAGTATCTCCATTAATAACGCCTACTATGTAGTGGATGCTATCAGTAACGGCAACAATGGCTCCAAAAAATTCGGTGGCGAAACGGGTACTGATACAGATTGGTTAAAACTTACTATTACTGGAATTAACAAGAATGGAACCACCCGTGGAAACGTTGAGATTATGCTTGCGGACTATACTTCGGGTAGTAATCGCTACAATACCATTTTAAAAGAATGGACTGCCTACGATCTTCAGAATATAGGTAAGGTATCGCGACTGGAGTTTGTGCTCAGCTCTTCAGACAGCGAAGGCGGAAAAATAAATACCCCGCCTTTTGTCTGCTTTGATGAAGTTAAGATCATTGAATAA
- a CDS encoding trypsin-like peptidase domain-containing protein: MDQKGNIKWGLWLFLLFNLAFDLQGQVSYGGSPIYKYELSPDLESCAKELHFAASQQQLKSLEQYSKGQALTFAHQYTVNYTPDNSGTWTTLEDGTKVWRLLISSPGAFTINLIFDRYRLPEGGKLFIYNTDYSDMIGAFTSENNMTSGVLPTAPVRGDEVVVEYQEPKDVPFHGELLIGAVNHDFLGFYDLGSLKYGIFGESGSCNEDISCYDADNQLDIRRSVVRMLVGGVDYCTGTMINNTNNDGTPYMITAAHCMKEDAAGSTTLLFFNYESPHCAVIDGSNLQTLGTSSQSITGGETKVLVDSLDIALLKMEERPPAYYRPYYAGWTLSSSPSAPFVSIHHPQGDVKKISTFSGELEASTYNFLSNSPYAQVDNFHWRVSEWTTGATERGSSGCPIFDANNLLVGTLSGGQAYCGNPINDYFTQFYKAWDKNTEENAHFKSWLDPQNLGAQSLEGLDPYADNPFVRISNVETGDDAIDSDVTVDGYLAGHNVMQATMFAEKFTGIKSAIIKGIYMMPCDYKYGSGQTVDVMVWQGSESPQTLLSKKEDISIGSLTKNKEVYLELDDPVEVTGSFFVGYEINYEGSPIDSFALYVSVADSKVNNTMWVYHSSTGWEKAADVYDNSMHYSLWLDVLAESVVYGDTQVVLSEEKELVLYHLPGVKDAIYLNSNQQFVDHVQVIDMGGRVLFTQPINKSGEEIEVTLNDIPAGVYILKIQLEDAWLNKKILVE, from the coding sequence ATGGATCAGAAAGGAAATATAAAATGGGGACTATGGTTGTTTCTGTTGTTCAACTTGGCTTTTGATCTCCAGGGGCAGGTTAGTTATGGTGGTAGTCCTATTTATAAATATGAACTTAGCCCGGATCTTGAATCTTGTGCTAAAGAACTTCACTTTGCGGCCAGTCAACAACAGCTTAAGTCTCTGGAACAATATAGTAAAGGACAAGCCTTGACTTTTGCACATCAGTATACTGTAAACTATACGCCTGATAATTCAGGAACCTGGACTACCTTGGAAGATGGTACCAAAGTGTGGCGTTTATTGATTAGCTCCCCCGGTGCATTTACTATTAATCTAATATTTGATAGATATAGATTACCAGAAGGAGGGAAATTGTTTATTTATAATACAGACTATTCCGACATGATTGGGGCTTTTACGTCTGAAAATAATATGACCTCGGGTGTTTTACCAACTGCACCGGTGCGCGGTGATGAAGTTGTAGTGGAATACCAGGAACCAAAAGATGTTCCTTTTCATGGAGAATTATTGATTGGTGCAGTTAACCATGATTTTTTAGGTTTCTATGATCTCGGCTCTTTAAAATATGGAATTTTCGGTGAATCGGGCAGCTGCAACGAAGATATTTCTTGTTATGATGCAGATAATCAGTTGGATATTCGTCGTTCTGTGGTTCGTATGCTGGTTGGAGGTGTTGATTATTGTACTGGAACGATGATTAATAATACCAATAATGATGGAACACCTTATATGATTACAGCAGCTCATTGCATGAAAGAGGATGCTGCGGGAAGTACTACCTTACTCTTTTTTAATTATGAATCGCCTCACTGTGCTGTTATCGATGGTTCCAATTTGCAAACTTTGGGCACTAGCTCACAGAGTATTACTGGAGGAGAGACGAAAGTGCTAGTGGATAGTTTGGATATTGCATTGTTAAAAATGGAGGAGAGGCCACCGGCTTATTATAGACCTTATTATGCAGGCTGGACTTTGAGTTCGTCGCCTTCGGCACCTTTTGTTTCTATTCATCATCCGCAAGGTGATGTTAAAAAAATTTCAACCTTTAGTGGTGAGTTGGAAGCATCAACCTATAATTTTTTGTCAAATAGCCCATATGCTCAGGTGGATAATTTTCACTGGAGAGTGAGCGAATGGACCACCGGAGCCACAGAGAGAGGGTCTTCGGGTTGCCCCATATTTGATGCCAACAACCTATTAGTTGGAACACTGTCCGGAGGTCAGGCCTATTGTGGTAATCCAATAAATGATTATTTTACCCAGTTTTATAAGGCTTGGGATAAGAATACAGAGGAGAACGCACATTTTAAGTCGTGGCTCGATCCCCAAAATTTAGGTGCCCAAAGCTTGGAAGGGCTCGATCCTTATGCGGATAATCCTTTTGTGCGTATAAGTAATGTAGAAACAGGAGATGATGCCATCGACTCAGATGTCACAGTTGATGGCTATCTGGCCGGACATAATGTAATGCAAGCCACTATGTTTGCTGAAAAATTTACAGGCATTAAATCGGCCATTATAAAAGGAATTTATATGATGCCGTGTGACTATAAATATGGTTCTGGACAAACTGTTGATGTGATGGTATGGCAAGGTAGTGAATCTCCACAGACCTTGTTGTCTAAAAAGGAGGATATTAGTATCGGATCGCTCACCAAAAATAAAGAAGTTTATCTGGAGTTAGATGATCCAGTAGAGGTGACAGGTAGCTTTTTTGTAGGTTATGAAATCAATTATGAAGGCTCACCAATAGATTCTTTTGCACTGTATGTTTCTGTTGCTGATAGCAAAGTAAACAATACAATGTGGGTTTATCATAGTAGCACCGGATGGGAAAAGGCCGCTGATGTATACGATAATAGCATGCATTATTCGCTTTGGTTAGATGTGTTGGCAGAATCGGTAGTCTACGGTGATACTCAGGTGGTTTTATCAGAAGAGAAAGAGTTGGTGCTATATCACCTACCTGGAGTAAAAGATGCTATTTATTTAAATAGTAATCAACAATTTGTTGATCATGTTCAAGTGATTGATATGGGTGGCCGGGTATTATTTACCCAGCCTATTAATAAAAGTGGTGAAGAAATTGAAGTGACCTTAAATGATATACCTGCAGGGGTTTATATACTAAAAATACAATTGGAAGATGCGTGGCTCAATAAAAAAATACTTGTTGAATAA
- a CDS encoding aminopeptidase P family protein, whose translation MSTTAEKIFLLRTKMLHLGIDAFIIPGSDPHMSEYTAAHWKKREFISGFTGSAGTVVVLVEEAGLWTDSRYYLQAEEELAGSGITLFKASEPDTPDYVDWIGERLNPGSKIAFEAEVFSIDAARKLSKKYKHYGITLDPNQTLLDDIWEGRPPLPENTIFVHETKYAGLSRKEKVENIRKKMRQQDASHYIITALDEIAWTLNLRGNDVPYNPVFHAYLIISLDAVYLFIDTHKISASIGKVLAEDDITVHLYTDIFKWIKDMPVESGLLFDPRTTNTKIYSLVPKEVIKIEKASIVQDLKGVKNQTEQEGFRKAMIKDGVAMVKFLHWLQNNVAKKTVTELSAAHQLKKFRAENENFVGESFGAISGFAAHGAIVHYSVSPETDATLTPDNFYLIDSGGQYHEGTTDITRTIHLGTPSAQQKSDYTMVLKGNIALDTTSFPQGTRGVHLDILARKPLWSKGLNYGHGTGHGVGCFLNVHEGPQSIRPNDNGVAFEKGMVTSNEPGLYRTGQYGIRIENLLLTIESNQSEFGEFLKFETLTLCPIDLKPIEPSLLTHEEKEWLNNYHQKVYDTLSPFLNDELKQWLQEHTKEIN comes from the coding sequence ATGTCAACAACTGCCGAAAAAATATTTCTTCTTCGAACTAAAATGCTTCATTTAGGTATTGATGCCTTTATAATTCCAGGTAGCGATCCACATATGAGCGAGTATACTGCTGCCCATTGGAAAAAAAGAGAGTTTATATCTGGTTTTACAGGCTCAGCAGGCACCGTAGTGGTTTTGGTTGAAGAAGCAGGCTTATGGACCGATAGCAGATATTATTTACAGGCCGAAGAAGAGCTAGCGGGCAGTGGCATCACTTTATTCAAAGCCTCAGAGCCGGATACTCCCGACTATGTAGATTGGATTGGAGAACGCCTGAACCCCGGAAGCAAGATTGCTTTTGAGGCAGAAGTATTCTCCATTGATGCAGCACGTAAACTCTCCAAAAAATATAAACATTATGGTATAACCTTAGATCCCAACCAAACACTATTGGATGATATATGGGAAGGAAGACCTCCCCTTCCTGAAAATACCATATTTGTCCATGAAACAAAATATGCCGGTTTAAGCCGAAAGGAAAAAGTGGAGAACATCCGAAAAAAAATGCGTCAACAAGATGCATCCCACTATATTATAACAGCCTTGGATGAGATTGCCTGGACACTAAATTTAAGAGGGAACGATGTACCTTATAATCCGGTCTTTCATGCCTACTTAATCATCTCACTGGATGCCGTATATTTATTTATTGACACCCACAAAATATCGGCTTCCATTGGCAAAGTGTTGGCAGAAGATGACATCACTGTACATCTATACACTGATATCTTTAAATGGATAAAGGATATGCCGGTGGAATCAGGTCTGTTATTTGACCCTAGAACAACCAATACAAAAATATACTCACTGGTACCCAAAGAAGTGATTAAAATTGAGAAAGCCAGTATTGTTCAGGATCTAAAAGGTGTTAAAAATCAAACAGAACAGGAAGGCTTCAGAAAGGCCATGATAAAAGATGGAGTAGCCATGGTGAAATTTTTGCATTGGCTTCAAAACAATGTTGCTAAAAAAACAGTCACTGAACTTTCTGCCGCCCATCAATTAAAAAAATTCAGGGCCGAAAATGAAAACTTTGTGGGGGAATCATTTGGTGCAATATCAGGCTTTGCTGCCCATGGAGCCATTGTTCATTACAGTGTTTCTCCAGAAACCGATGCCACACTGACTCCCGATAACTTTTACCTCATTGATTCCGGTGGTCAATATCACGAGGGCACAACAGATATTACCAGAACCATTCATTTGGGGACGCCAAGTGCGCAACAAAAATCAGATTATACCATGGTTTTAAAAGGCAATATAGCCTTGGACACCACCTCTTTCCCTCAAGGAACCAGGGGTGTACACCTAGATATATTAGCACGCAAACCACTATGGTCTAAAGGGTTAAATTATGGACATGGAACAGGACATGGGGTAGGCTGTTTTTTAAATGTACACGAAGGGCCTCAAAGTATTCGCCCCAATGACAATGGTGTCGCCTTTGAAAAAGGGATGGTTACGTCCAATGAACCCGGACTATACAGAACTGGTCAATACGGCATCCGCATTGAAAACCTCCTTTTAACCATAGAATCAAACCAATCAGAATTTGGAGAGTTTTTAAAATTCGAAACCTTAACCCTTTGTCCTATTGATCTAAAACCCATTGAACCTAGTTTGCTTACCCATGAAGAAAAAGAATGGTTAAATAACTATCACCAAAAAGTATACGATACCTTATCACCTTTTTTAAATGATGAACTAAAACAATGGCTTCAGGAACACACAAAAGAAATAAATTAG
- a CDS encoding TlpA family protein disulfide reductase encodes MNTRSITHVFFILILCCYTSFSKAQGYKIDVSVKGWQDTTLILGHYFNKKMLVNDTIYIDNNGAGTFTGEEKLPGGVYIIYMPDQTYFDIIVDDEQHFSITANKENPVQSLVIHGNKQEKAFNDYQKFIFSKQEKAKEIQEKLKDKDQYTKEQQDTFKKQLSELSTDVQSYWDKILHLHEGTFLASFIKAMREIEVPDFKALNQPDSVIQVKRYQYYKQHYFDNIDMNDDRLLRTPFFTGKLENFFSKTILQLPDSIVKEAVRVIDMAKGNKDMEKYLIQFTFNYANESKLMGMDAAMVQLGEKYYLSGIADWVDQEFIDKLEDRITKLKPNLIGNTAPDLKMVSPNNQYYRLSEVYAPITILIFWEPDCGHCKKEIPKLKELVWDKYQDVGVKIFAVFTQHEKEKWTDFIADHQLEEWINVYDPYHQSNFRNLYDIYSTPAIYILDENKKIIGKRIGAEQVPDFIDHQLKLNKQAAASL; translated from the coding sequence ATGAACACACGATCCATAACACACGTTTTTTTTATCTTGATACTATGTTGTTACACTTCCTTCAGTAAAGCTCAAGGATACAAAATTGATGTTTCTGTAAAAGGATGGCAAGATACCACACTGATACTAGGACATTATTTCAACAAAAAGATGTTGGTTAATGATACCATTTATATTGATAATAACGGGGCGGGCACGTTTACAGGAGAAGAAAAACTACCTGGTGGTGTTTATATCATATATATGCCCGATCAAACATATTTCGATATCATCGTAGATGATGAACAGCACTTTTCTATTACCGCAAACAAAGAAAACCCGGTTCAATCATTAGTGATACATGGTAATAAACAAGAAAAGGCATTTAATGACTACCAGAAATTTATATTTTCAAAACAAGAAAAGGCAAAGGAGATACAAGAAAAACTAAAAGACAAAGACCAATATACAAAAGAGCAGCAAGATACTTTCAAAAAGCAATTGTCGGAACTATCTACTGATGTTCAGTCATATTGGGACAAGATATTACATCTACACGAAGGAACTTTCTTGGCCTCATTTATCAAGGCCATGCGTGAAATTGAGGTTCCTGACTTCAAAGCACTTAACCAACCAGACTCTGTGATACAGGTGAAGAGATATCAATATTACAAACAACATTATTTTGACAATATCGATATGAATGACGATCGTTTGTTACGTACACCTTTTTTTACGGGCAAGCTGGAGAACTTCTTCTCTAAAACGATTCTACAATTGCCTGACAGTATCGTAAAAGAAGCAGTGAGAGTCATTGACATGGCCAAAGGAAACAAGGATATGGAAAAATATCTCATTCAGTTCACCTTTAACTATGCCAACGAAAGCAAACTAATGGGAATGGATGCCGCTATGGTTCAGTTGGGCGAAAAGTATTACCTTTCAGGGATAGCCGATTGGGTAGACCAAGAATTTATTGACAAACTGGAAGATAGAATTACAAAACTTAAACCCAACCTGATTGGCAATACAGCACCCGACTTAAAAATGGTATCTCCCAACAATCAATATTACCGTCTCAGCGAAGTGTACGCACCCATCACTATATTGATATTTTGGGAACCGGACTGTGGACACTGTAAAAAAGAAATTCCTAAACTAAAAGAGTTAGTCTGGGATAAATATCAAGATGTGGGTGTGAAAATATTTGCCGTATTCACGCAGCATGAAAAAGAAAAATGGACAGATTTCATTGCTGATCATCAACTGGAAGAATGGATAAATGTTTATGACCCATATCATCAAAGTAATTTCCGTAACTTATATGATATTTATAGCACACCAGCTATTTATATCTTAGATGAAAATAAAAAGATCATTGGAAAAAGAATTGGTGCTGAACAGGTTCCTGATTTCATTGACCATCAGCTAAAACTAAACAAACAAGCTGCCGCTAGTCTATAG